The following are encoded in a window of Amphibacillus xylanus NBRC 15112 genomic DNA:
- a CDS encoding PTS sugar transporter subunit IIB, which translates to MKRILLACSSGMSTSLLVSKMEQAAKEQGIEAKIWAVAQDKAPEDMKQADVLLIGPQMRFMKKKFSVVAEELGIPLDVIDPVSYGRIDGKAVFNHALALIEKG; encoded by the coding sequence ATGAAAAGAATTTTATTGGCCTGTTCTTCAGGAATGTCAACAAGCTTACTTGTATCCAAAATGGAACAAGCAGCTAAAGAACAAGGTATTGAAGCAAAAATTTGGGCTGTTGCCCAAGACAAAGCACCTGAAGATATGAAACAAGCAGATGTTCTACTAATCGGACCACAAATGCGTTTTATGAAGAAGAAGTTTTCAGTCGTCGCAGAAGAGCTCGGTATTCCATTAGATGTCATTGACCCAGTTTCGTACGGAAGAATTGATGGAAAAGCAGTCTTTAATCATGCACTTGCGTTAATTGAGAAAGGTTAG
- a CDS encoding acetylxylan esterase, which translates to MHLDMPLADLYKYTGRSPLPSDFDQYWERALEELRELPLNYQLVESDFKSQIADCYHLYFTGVGGAKVHAKFVRPKEHIATGQGVVMFHGYYGNSGDWLDKIAYAAEGITVLALDCRGQGGLSQDSVAAEGPTIKGHIIRGLHDSDPDQLYYRHVYLDTVQATWILMNMDHIDETRVGTYGQSQGGALAVACASLEPRIKQVYAVYPFLSDFKRVWEMDINNTAYEEISYYFRAMDPTHKTADQVFNRLGYIDIQNLSPRIKGDVIWVTGMRDPICPPSTQFAAYNKITANKEIVIYPEHGHEYIPEHGDQALQWFKQL; encoded by the coding sequence ATGCATCTAGATATGCCGTTAGCTGATTTATACAAGTATACAGGGAGAAGTCCACTACCTAGTGATTTCGATCAGTATTGGGAACGAGCACTAGAAGAATTAAGAGAATTACCTTTAAACTATCAATTGGTAGAAAGTGATTTTAAGAGTCAGATAGCTGACTGTTACCACCTATACTTTACTGGGGTCGGTGGGGCAAAGGTCCATGCTAAGTTTGTTCGTCCAAAAGAACATATTGCAACGGGACAAGGAGTTGTCATGTTTCACGGCTACTATGGCAACAGTGGAGATTGGTTAGATAAAATTGCTTATGCAGCTGAAGGGATTACAGTATTAGCGCTAGATTGTCGAGGACAGGGAGGCTTATCGCAAGATTCTGTTGCTGCCGAAGGGCCGACAATCAAGGGTCATATTATCAGAGGCTTACATGATTCTGATCCTGACCAACTTTACTATCGCCATGTTTACTTAGATACGGTACAAGCTACATGGATTTTAATGAATATGGATCACATTGATGAAACGAGAGTAGGTACATATGGTCAATCACAAGGTGGTGCATTAGCCGTTGCTTGTGCTAGTTTAGAACCACGAATCAAGCAAGTTTATGCGGTCTACCCATTTTTATCTGACTTTAAGCGTGTTTGGGAAATGGATATTAACAACACAGCTTATGAAGAGATTTCATACTATTTTAGAGCAATGGATCCAACACATAAAACTGCCGATCAAGTCTTTAATCGTCTTGGATATATTGATATTCAAAACTTATCACCACGGATAAAGGGTGATGTGATCTGGGTGACAGGCATGCGCGATCCGATTTGTCCACCATCTACTCAATTTGCTGCTTATAATAAAATTACAGCGAATAAAGAGATCGTTATTTATCCAGAGCATGGTCATGAGTATATACCTGAACATGGTGATCAAGCATTACAATGGTTTAAACAATTGTAG
- a CDS encoding glycoside hydrolase family 1 protein has translation MTLKYTFPNDFWWGSASSATQIEGSDNGIKGKDIWDHWYQSEPNRFFDQIGPGQTSDFYHHYQEDIKNMKQTGHNSFRLSISWSRLIPGGKGEVNQQAVDFYRDVIDQLLAHEIEPFVNLFHFDMPYPLHELGGWENRQVIDAYLDYATIAFELFGDRVKKWFTFNEPIVPVEGGYLYDFHYPNIVDFKKAIQVAYHTMIAHKKAVQYYHGNFNGEIGIILNLTPSYPRSQHPADLKAAHLCDLLFNRSFLDPAVKGEYPKDLIELLATYDLLPQIEPDDEQLIRDHQIDLLGVNYYQPRRVKAKENLPNPASPIMPEWFFDSYDMPGRKMNPYRGWEIYEKGIYDIMVNLKDNYGNIPSFISENGMGVENEERFVNNGQIEDDYRIDFIKGHLKWLHKAILAGCNVKGYHLWTFLDNWSWMNAYKNRYGFYAVDINTQKRTAKKSAKWFAKIAEQNGFNN, from the coding sequence ATGACATTAAAGTATACTTTTCCTAACGACTTTTGGTGGGGTAGCGCCTCATCTGCAACTCAAATAGAAGGATCAGATAACGGTATTAAAGGTAAAGACATTTGGGATCATTGGTACCAATCTGAGCCTAACCGCTTCTTTGATCAAATTGGACCTGGCCAAACTTCTGACTTCTATCATCATTATCAGGAAGATATTAAGAATATGAAGCAAACAGGACATAATAGCTTTCGACTCTCAATCTCATGGTCAAGGCTGATCCCAGGTGGAAAAGGCGAAGTCAATCAACAGGCTGTTGACTTTTACCGAGATGTTATTGACCAATTACTTGCACATGAGATTGAACCATTCGTCAATTTATTCCACTTCGATATGCCCTATCCACTGCACGAATTAGGCGGTTGGGAAAATCGACAAGTCATCGATGCTTATTTAGACTATGCAACAATTGCATTTGAGCTCTTTGGCGATCGAGTAAAAAAATGGTTTACCTTTAATGAGCCTATCGTTCCTGTTGAAGGTGGCTATTTATATGATTTTCATTATCCAAATATCGTTGATTTTAAAAAGGCAATTCAAGTAGCATACCATACGATGATCGCACATAAAAAAGCGGTCCAATATTACCATGGAAATTTCAATGGAGAAATTGGTATTATCCTAAACTTAACTCCTTCCTACCCACGCAGCCAGCACCCTGCTGATCTTAAAGCTGCTCATCTTTGTGATTTACTTTTTAATCGAAGTTTCCTTGATCCTGCTGTAAAGGGAGAGTATCCAAAAGACTTAATAGAATTATTAGCTACATACGACCTATTACCACAAATAGAACCTGATGACGAACAATTAATTCGTGATCATCAAATAGATTTATTAGGCGTGAATTATTATCAACCAAGACGAGTGAAAGCTAAAGAAAATCTACCAAATCCAGCTAGCCCGATAATGCCAGAATGGTTCTTTGACAGCTATGACATGCCCGGTAGAAAAATGAACCCTTATCGTGGATGGGAAATCTATGAAAAAGGGATTTACGATATTATGGTAAACTTAAAAGATAATTATGGAAATATCCCTTCTTTCATCTCTGAAAATGGGATGGGTGTTGAGAATGAAGAGCGATTTGTAAATAATGGTCAGATCGAGGATGATTATCGGATTGATTTTATTAAAGGCCACTTAAAATGGCTTCACAAAGCAATATTAGCCGGCTGTAATGTTAAGGGTTACCACCTATGGACATTTCTCGATAATTGGTCATGGATGAATGCATATAAAAACAGATATGGCTTCTATGCCGTCGATATAAATACACAAAAGCGAACCGCGAAGAAAAGCGCAAAGTGGTTTGCTAAAATTGCAGAGCAAAATGGTTTCAATAACT
- a CDS encoding YpjP family protein: protein MKLWLKRFFVLIVTIMSLGFYVPPLNLEINADTNGNETESEKKSLDNSTTYIYEPSIYLDEVESYQITETDPVDELIEQAKEQMIQKLGPKIHEQIEDDVKEQVIPNLELVVANLIDTKYADQDFNLSIIENKVSGYGEKIFDLYDEDSEEIIAKFHVRRENRPLDGYWFNFHYHLAQDQFETHYEFADVYWSKDTPPKWMSKKLD, encoded by the coding sequence ATGAAACTATGGTTGAAGCGATTTTTCGTATTAATTGTAACGATTATGAGTCTAGGATTCTATGTGCCTCCTCTTAACTTAGAAATTAATGCAGACACAAATGGTAATGAAACAGAATCAGAGAAAAAGAGTTTAGATAACTCTACAACTTATATTTATGAACCATCCATATACTTGGATGAAGTAGAATCATATCAAATTACTGAAACTGACCCAGTAGATGAGCTAATTGAACAAGCAAAAGAACAGATGATTCAAAAGCTAGGTCCCAAGATACATGAACAGATTGAAGATGATGTTAAAGAGCAAGTTATTCCTAACCTTGAATTAGTTGTTGCAAATCTGATTGATACAAAATACGCTGATCAAGATTTTAACCTATCAATTATTGAAAATAAAGTATCAGGATATGGTGAGAAGATTTTTGATTTATATGATGAAGATAGTGAAGAAATTATTGCTAAATTTCATGTCCGTAGAGAGAATCGTCCGCTAGATGGATATTGGTTTAATTTTCACTATCACTTAGCACAAGATCAATTTGAAACACATTATGAATTTGCCGATGTTTATTGGAGTAAAGATACCCCACCAAAATGGATGAGCAAAAAACTAGATTAA
- a CDS encoding YtoQ family protein, with protein sequence MNLIVYLAGQIHDDWREQLKAQAEKRNLPLTFVGPQTDHDRSDQIGEAIIGEQPGDYYRDEAASAINNFRTELLIQKADVVIGLFGEKYRQWNTAMDVTRAISLNKPTIIIRPESLIHPLKELSNKANVTVETIEQALDVLAYVYE encoded by the coding sequence ATGAATCTAATTGTTTATTTAGCTGGCCAAATTCATGATGATTGGCGAGAACAACTAAAAGCTCAAGCCGAAAAAAGAAATTTACCATTAACCTTTGTAGGTCCACAAACGGATCATGATCGTTCAGATCAAATAGGTGAAGCTATTATAGGAGAACAGCCGGGTGATTACTATCGTGATGAAGCTGCATCAGCGATCAATAACTTTAGAACAGAGCTATTAATCCAGAAGGCTGATGTAGTAATTGGACTATTTGGTGAGAAATATCGCCAATGGAATACAGCGATGGACGTAACAAGAGCAATCTCGCTTAATAAACCAACAATTATTATTCGCCCGGAGTCATTGATTCATCCATTAAAAGAGTTATCGAATAAGGCGAATGTAACTGTTGAAACAATTGAACAAGCACTCGATGTACTTGCCTATGTGTATGAATAA
- a CDS encoding TraB/GumN family protein, with product MLEEENHITRIERNGKEYIIIGTAHVSKSSAELVKQVIEQEQPDSVCIELDQQRYESIRDGSKWKEMDIFKVIKEKKATLLIMNLAISSFQKRMAKQFGIEAGQEMIQGIQSAEEIGATLVLADRNIQITFSRIWSGVDLKGKLMLLTQIIASIFSNETITEEELEKLKEKDSINAILDEFTEHFPQLKKPLVDERDQYLAEKIKRAPGNKVVAVLGAAHVPGVTREIDNEHDLKALTTVPKKKNWKKRLGWIIPILIVSLMASTFLLNPDAGWQQMKSWLIWNGTFAGIGTIAAFGHPLAILTAVVSSPFTSLNPFIAAGILAGMVQAYFNKPQVSDFESLSDDVHTAKGFWKNKVTRVLLVVILANLGSTLGTIVAGTDVIRLFFENIF from the coding sequence ATGTTAGAAGAAGAGAATCATATTACAAGAATTGAACGAAACGGTAAGGAATACATTATTATTGGTACAGCGCATGTTTCTAAGAGTAGTGCTGAACTGGTTAAGCAAGTCATTGAACAGGAACAACCTGATTCGGTTTGTATTGAACTCGATCAGCAACGTTATGAATCAATTAGAGACGGAAGTAAGTGGAAGGAAATGGACATCTTTAAGGTGATTAAAGAGAAGAAAGCCACATTATTAATTATGAATTTGGCCATTTCCTCATTCCAAAAACGAATGGCGAAACAATTTGGCATTGAAGCGGGACAGGAAATGATTCAGGGTATTCAATCAGCAGAGGAAATTGGTGCGACCTTAGTATTGGCAGATCGTAATATCCAGATCACGTTTTCACGGATTTGGTCTGGCGTTGATCTTAAAGGAAAACTAATGTTGCTAACGCAAATTATAGCTAGTATATTTTCCAATGAAACGATTACTGAGGAAGAACTAGAAAAGTTAAAAGAAAAAGACTCCATCAATGCTATATTGGATGAATTTACAGAACACTTCCCACAACTGAAAAAGCCGCTCGTTGATGAACGGGATCAATATTTAGCCGAGAAGATTAAACGAGCTCCAGGAAATAAAGTAGTTGCAGTTCTTGGTGCTGCTCATGTTCCTGGTGTAACACGAGAAATTGATAACGAACATGATTTAAAAGCTCTAACAACAGTTCCGAAGAAAAAGAACTGGAAGAAACGCCTTGGCTGGATTATTCCAATTTTAATTGTTTCTCTTATGGCTTCAACATTCTTATTAAACCCAGATGCAGGCTGGCAACAAATGAAGAGCTGGCTAATATGGAATGGTACATTCGCTGGGATTGGTACAATTGCAGCATTTGGTCACCCATTAGCTATCTTGACTGCGGTTGTATCTTCACCATTTACATCACTCAATCCATTTATTGCTGCGGGTATTTTAGCTGGGATGGTACAAGCTTATTTTAATAAGCCACAAGTAAGTGATTTTGAAAGCTTATCTGATGATGTTCACACGGCAAAAGGGTTTTGGAAGAATAAAGTGACAAGAGTATTGCTTGTCGTTATTTTAGCGAACCTAGGTAGTACGTTAGGAACGATTGTGGCTGGAACTGATGTTATTCGCTTATTCTTTGAAAATATTTTTTAA
- a CDS encoding CPBP family intramembrane glutamic endopeptidase — MKKGFDFSENEIIKGINQDQEVQLKLHNNEMTWGKFSLFFFMYIAIMVGVTIFASVISIITERVFNIDLLSYIQQIQYSALMELLVFILTLLALKHVREFLKGKYNFQALKKWQTYVYLVVAYVVVYTAQYLIIHKLEWEQGGSQVGLFGLDEISLNTINVLLLIVAFVVIAPITEEVIFRGLILGFLREKIGIIPAILISSLLFGLGHPGHHLSTTIMGLTFGLLYYRTKSIAVPIVFHMIWNAFATYGILSLVASG, encoded by the coding sequence TTGAAGAAAGGTTTTGATTTTAGTGAAAATGAAATTATAAAAGGAATCAATCAAGATCAAGAGGTTCAGCTTAAATTACATAACAACGAGATGACTTGGGGTAAATTCAGTTTATTTTTTTTCATGTATATTGCAATAATGGTTGGTGTTACTATATTTGCGAGTGTGATTTCAATAATTACTGAACGTGTATTTAATATAGATCTGTTATCTTACATTCAACAAATTCAATACTCTGCACTAATGGAATTACTTGTCTTTATCTTAACATTACTAGCGTTAAAGCATGTGCGCGAGTTTTTAAAAGGGAAATATAATTTTCAAGCTTTGAAAAAGTGGCAAACCTATGTTTATCTAGTAGTGGCATATGTTGTTGTCTACACTGCTCAATATCTCATTATCCATAAGCTAGAGTGGGAGCAAGGAGGAAGCCAAGTTGGGTTATTTGGGCTAGATGAAATTTCACTAAATACAATTAATGTACTCTTGTTAATTGTTGCGTTTGTCGTTATTGCACCAATTACAGAAGAGGTCATCTTTCGCGGCTTAATTTTAGGGTTCTTAAGAGAAAAGATTGGTATTATACCAGCAATCTTAATTTCATCGCTTTTATTTGGCTTAGGTCACCCTGGGCATCATTTATCAACGACAATCATGGGTCTTACCTTTGGATTGTTATATTACCGAACGAAGTCAATAGCAGTACCGATTGTCTTTCATATGATCTGGAATGCATTTGCAACATATGGCATCCTATCGCTTGTTGCAAGTGGTTAA
- the serC gene encoding 3-phosphoserine/phosphohydroxythreonine transaminase translates to MKQVYNFSAGPAMLPKSVLKTAQAEMLDFNGSGMSVMELSHRSKWFIDILEAAEANLRKLLDIPDNYHVLFLQGGASQQFAMVPMNLMVRNKKADYVLTGSWSKKAYKEAQLFGEVRVVGEDTNNHIPKLTKDMFDPNADYVHITTNNTIEGTAFSTLPDTGDVPLVADMSSNILSTPIDVSKFGLIYAGAQKNIGPAGLTIVIIRDDLVGQAPATVPTMFNYETHVKNKSSFNTPPTYSIYIAKLVFDWLLDLGGLEEMERLNRAKADLLYQALDESKLFDAPIKGEDRSIMNVPFIAANGDQELEAKFISEAKAAGLETLKGHRSVGGMRASIYNAMPLAGVEALVDFIKKFEESNQ, encoded by the coding sequence ATGAAACAAGTTTATAATTTTTCAGCAGGTCCAGCCATGCTACCTAAAAGCGTTTTGAAAACGGCACAAGCAGAAATGTTAGACTTTAATGGTTCAGGGATGTCAGTAATGGAACTGAGTCACCGCTCAAAATGGTTTATTGATATTTTAGAAGCTGCAGAGGCTAACTTGAGAAAACTGCTGGACATTCCAGATAATTATCATGTTTTATTTTTACAAGGTGGCGCATCACAGCAATTTGCAATGGTACCTATGAACTTAATGGTCAGAAATAAAAAAGCTGACTATGTATTGACGGGGTCATGGTCGAAAAAGGCGTATAAAGAAGCACAGCTCTTTGGAGAAGTTCGAGTTGTTGGCGAAGATACTAATAACCATATTCCAAAGCTAACAAAAGATATGTTTGATCCAAATGCAGATTATGTTCATATTACAACGAATAACACGATTGAAGGGACTGCTTTTTCTACATTACCTGATACCGGAGATGTCCCACTTGTTGCTGATATGTCGTCAAATATTTTATCTACACCTATTGATGTTAGTAAATTTGGATTAATTTATGCAGGAGCACAAAAAAATATCGGTCCTGCTGGTTTGACAATAGTCATTATTAGAGATGATTTAGTAGGTCAGGCACCTGCAACTGTACCGACGATGTTCAATTATGAGACACACGTTAAGAATAAATCAAGCTTTAATACGCCACCAACCTACTCAATTTATATTGCTAAGCTTGTATTTGATTGGTTATTAGATCTTGGCGGATTAGAGGAAATGGAGAGGCTCAACAGGGCTAAGGCTGATTTACTGTATCAAGCATTAGATGAATCAAAATTGTTCGATGCACCAATTAAAGGTGAAGATCGTTCAATTATGAATGTTCCATTTATTGCAGCGAATGGTGATCAAGAGCTTGAGGCTAAATTTATTAGTGAAGCTAAAGCGGCAGGACTAGAGACATTAAAAGGTCACCGTTCAGTAGGTGGGATGCGAGCTAGTATTTATAACGCAATGCCACTGGCAGGAGTAGAAGCTTTAGTAGATTTTATTAAGAAATTTGAAGAAAGTAATCAATAA
- a CDS encoding DegV family protein, translated as MKKVILSADSTCDLSDDLIQKYDVKIQPLHINLDEVDYRDGIDITPDDIYAIYQEKGMLPKTSAPNPIEYIEHFKKWTDQGYAVIHISLGSGISSSHQNSLIAASDLPDVYSIDSGNLSTGMGLLVIEAAERIEQGMDAAQIYQELNELKHRVHASFVIDKLTYLYEGGRCSALANISANLLNIKPSIQVDNTTGKMAVGKKYRGSLLRVLKHYTEDQLQDGKSINKKRVFITHSGTSEKNIQAVKELIEANYDFDEILVTRAGCTISSHCGPNTLGVLFIAND; from the coding sequence TTGAAAAAGGTAATTCTTAGTGCAGATAGTACATGTGACTTGAGTGACGATTTAATCCAGAAATACGATGTAAAAATACAGCCCCTACATATTAATTTAGATGAAGTGGATTACAGAGATGGTATAGATATCACGCCAGATGATATTTATGCTATATATCAAGAAAAAGGGATGCTTCCGAAAACATCTGCTCCTAATCCAATTGAGTATATTGAACATTTTAAAAAGTGGACTGATCAAGGTTATGCTGTTATCCATATCAGCCTTGGATCAGGTATTTCTTCTTCTCACCAGAATAGTTTAATTGCAGCATCAGATTTACCTGATGTTTATTCAATAGACTCTGGTAATCTTTCAACAGGGATGGGCTTGCTTGTTATTGAAGCAGCAGAGCGAATTGAACAGGGGATGGACGCTGCTCAAATTTATCAAGAATTAAACGAGCTAAAGCATCGTGTCCATGCTAGCTTTGTCATTGATAAGTTAACGTATCTTTATGAAGGTGGAAGATGCTCTGCGTTAGCTAATATAAGTGCAAACCTATTGAATATTAAACCAAGTATTCAAGTCGATAATACGACTGGTAAAATGGCTGTTGGTAAGAAGTACCGTGGTAGCTTATTACGCGTCTTAAAGCATTATACTGAGGATCAGCTTCAAGATGGTAAATCAATTAATAAAAAACGTGTTTTCATAACACACTCAGGTACATCAGAGAAAAATATTCAAGCAGTTAAGGAATTGATCGAAGCTAATTATGACTTCGATGAGATATTAGTCACTCGAGCGGGTTGTACAATCTCATCACATTGTGGACCTAATACACTTGGTGTATTGTTTATCGCAAACGACTAA
- a CDS encoding PTS lactose/cellobiose transporter subunit IIA: MKSNITEIAFQIILNAGNGKSNAMEAIQAAKSGDFQTADQHIQEANEDLRKAHLFQTKLLQDEANGLDKEISIILIHAQDHLMTAITVRDLAIEMIELYRRL; encoded by the coding sequence ATGAAATCCAATATTACAGAAATTGCTTTCCAAATCATTTTAAATGCGGGTAACGGAAAATCAAATGCAATGGAAGCGATACAAGCAGCAAAGTCAGGAGATTTTCAAACTGCCGATCAACATATTCAAGAAGCAAATGAGGATCTCCGAAAGGCTCACCTATTTCAAACTAAGTTACTTCAAGACGAAGCGAATGGATTAGACAAAGAAATTAGCATTATCCTAATACATGCCCAAGATCACTTGATGACAGCAATTACTGTTCGAGATTTAGCAATTGAAATGATTGAGCTTTATCGTAGACTATAA
- the celB gene encoding PTS cellobiose transporter subunit IIC, protein MNSRFMNQLENVLMPIADKLNNNRYLTALRNGFLVALPLIVFGSIFVVIAHLPFIDKLIGEEAYATFQDALGPASAATLSIMGLFVILGIGYKMVEQRGGESIYGAAVALGAYLILTPQVLGETTGVIPTSALSAQGLFLGIFTAFIAAELYQFFVNKKLTIKMPEGVPSSVSRSFSSLIPIAFTLTIFLAVRIIFSYTSFETVQNFIYTIIQEPLTALGSGLPATLIAILLIQIFWFFGLHGQIIINSVLDPIWFSLNDQNFQAFQAGQELPNIVTKQFVDTFIVGIGGSGMTLAVLLAIFVIAKSRQMREIGKLSIGSGIFNVNEPVIFGLPIIMNPLAIIPWLLAPVVVGAVTYFAMAIGFAPKPAGVIVPWTTPALLSGYLATGNNIMGSVMQLINMAIVFTIWLPFLKIMDKQYYESERTAKKAS, encoded by the coding sequence ATGAACAGTCGTTTTATGAATCAGCTGGAAAATGTACTTATGCCTATCGCTGATAAGTTAAATAACAACCGTTATTTAACTGCATTACGTAATGGATTTTTAGTTGCCTTACCGTTAATTGTTTTTGGCTCTATATTCGTCGTTATTGCACACCTACCTTTTATTGATAAGTTAATTGGAGAAGAAGCATACGCCACGTTTCAAGATGCTTTAGGTCCTGCTTCTGCCGCCACACTAAGTATTATGGGGCTTTTCGTCATACTTGGTATCGGTTATAAAATGGTCGAACAACGGGGTGGAGAATCGATATACGGTGCAGCAGTTGCACTCGGAGCATATTTAATTCTCACTCCACAAGTATTAGGGGAAACTACTGGCGTAATCCCTACTTCCGCTCTAAGTGCCCAAGGCCTGTTCTTAGGGATCTTTACTGCATTTATTGCAGCTGAGCTCTATCAATTTTTCGTTAACAAAAAACTAACGATTAAAATGCCAGAAGGTGTACCTAGTTCTGTCTCTCGTTCATTTAGTTCGTTAATTCCAATTGCATTTACATTAACGATCTTTTTGGCAGTACGGATTATCTTTAGCTATACATCATTTGAAACAGTGCAAAACTTTATTTATACAATTATCCAAGAACCATTAACTGCTTTAGGCAGTGGTTTACCTGCTACGCTTATTGCCATTTTACTTATTCAAATCTTTTGGTTCTTTGGCTTACACGGACAAATTATTATTAACTCAGTGCTTGACCCAATTTGGTTCAGCTTAAATGACCAAAACTTCCAAGCTTTCCAAGCAGGTCAAGAATTACCTAATATCGTAACAAAGCAATTCGTTGATACGTTTATCGTAGGTATTGGTGGCTCAGGTATGACATTAGCTGTATTACTCGCTATTTTCGTCATTGCGAAAAGTAGGCAAATGCGCGAGATCGGTAAGTTAAGTATCGGTTCAGGTATCTTTAACGTTAATGAGCCTGTTATATTCGGTTTACCGATTATCATGAACCCGTTAGCGATTATTCCTTGGCTACTTGCACCAGTTGTCGTTGGAGCCGTTACTTATTTTGCAATGGCAATTGGCTTTGCTCCAAAACCAGCGGGTGTAATTGTACCATGGACGACACCTGCCTTATTAAGTGGTTATCTAGCCACTGGAAATAATATTATGGGGTCAGTCATGCAGCTAATTAATATGGCAATAGTCTTTACAATCTGGCTACCATTCCTAAAAATTATGGATAAACAGTATTATGAAAGTGAACGAACAGCGAAAAAAGCAAGTTAG